The Oryzias melastigma strain HK-1 linkage group LG13, ASM292280v2, whole genome shotgun sequence genome window below encodes:
- the LOC112149049 gene encoding extracellular calcium-sensing receptor-like, whose product MPDPPRCTGSINARDLRFSRAMIFAIEEINNSTELLPGINLGYQIHDSCAAVPVAVQSAFQLSNGGDNVYYKDNNCSQSGMMAGVVAESGSTPSIAISRVIGSFDIPQVSHIATCACLSDKQQFPNFFRTIPSDAFQAEALAKLVKHFGWTWIGAICSDSDYGNNGMASFLQAAEKEGICVEFSEAFYRTQAHKIQKVADFIRRSTAKVIVAFAATGEMKVLLEELATKPSPSRLWIGSESWITDTNLQRFTFCEGAIGFAIPKSDILGLRDFLLDLSPTEVAASPLLTEFWEDTFKCTLKKGQRVCNGSEDLQKVPNTFILSSPPRITTLVYKAVYAIAHAIHNVVCVKKSVKAQCDKHLILDTKQVLAALKTVNFSHNGHSVSFDANGDPVAVYELVNWQKDESGNIEVVTVGYYDASLPKNKEFLINRNLTWMDGRQEVPKSVCTESCPPGTHRVLQKGKPICCYDCIPCPEGEISNTTDSLDCFLCPLEFWPNAERDSCHPKPVEFLSINETLAIILAAFSVGGACLAILTAAVFFHHRTTPIVRANNSELSFLLLFSLTLCFLCSLTFIGAPTEWSCMLRHSAFGITFVLCISCVLGKTIVVLMAFKATLPGSNVMKWFGPPQQRLTVVLLTFVQVLICTVWLVLRPPFPMKNFSTYKERIILECALGSAIGFWAVLGYIGLLAVFCFVLAVLARKLPDNFNEAKFITFSMLIFCAVWLTFIPAYVSSPGKFTVAVEIFAILASSFGLIMCIFAPKCFIILCHPERNTKKYLMNKN is encoded by the exons ATGCCTGATCCACCAAGGTGCACGGGAAG CATAAATGCTCGTGACCTGCGTTTCTCTCGTGCAATGATCTTTGCCATAGAAGAGATTAACAACAGCACAGAGCTGCTGCCTGGGATCAATCTTGGTTATCAGATCCATGATTCATGCGCTGCAGTGCCTGTGGCAGTGCAATCTGCTTTCCAGCTATCAAATGGGGGGGACAACGTCTACTATAAAGACAATAATTGCTCTCAGTCTGGCATGATGGCGGGTGTTGTTGCTGAGTCTGGATCCACACCATCAATTGCGATTTCTCGGGTCATTGGATCCTTTGACATTCCCCAA GTCAGCCACATTGCCACGTGTGCTTGCCTGTCAGATAAGCAGCAgttcccaaactttttcagaACAATTCCCAGTGATGCTTTTCAGGCTGAAGCTCTGGCAAAGCTGGTGAAACATTTTGGCTGGACGTGGATAGGCGCTATCTGCTCTGACTCAGACTATGGCAATAACGGGATGGCCTCTTTTCTCCAAGCAGCTGAAAAGGAAGGGATTTGTGTGGAGTTTTCTGAAGCTTTTTATCGTACTCAAGCTCACAAGATCCAGAAGGTGGCTGATTTCATTCGCAG ATCAACAGCTAAGGTTATTGTTGCCTTTGCTGCCACTGGAGAAATGAAAGTTTTGCTGGAGGAACTTGCCACAAAACCTTCACCATCTCGTCTGTGGATAGGCAGCGAGTCCTGGATCACAGACACAAATTTGCAAAGGTTCACGTTCTGTGAAGGGGCCATTGGGTTTGCAATTCCAAAATCAGACATCCTAGGCTTGAGAGATTTTCTGCTGGATCTCTCCCCTACGGAAGTGGCAGCATCCCCATTGCTGACTGAGTTTTGGGAGGACACATTCAAATGCACACTGAAAAAGG GGCAACGTGTCTGCAATGGAAGTGAAGACCTACAAAAGGTTCCGAACACATTCATCCTATCATCTCCACCGAGAATAACTACCTTGGTGTATAAGGCTGTTTATGCAATAGCTCATGCTATTCACAatgttgtgtgtgtgaaaaaaagtgtaaaagctCAGTGtgacaaacatttgattttggaCACCAAGCAG GTCTTAGCTGCTCTGAAGACAGTGAATTTTTCCCACAATGGCCATTCTGTGTCTTTTGATGCTAATGGAGATCCTGTGGCTGTTTACGAGCTGGTCAACTGGCAGAAAGATGAGAGTGGAAATATTGAGGTGGTAACTGTAGGATACTATGATGCCTCCcttccaaaaaataaagaattcctTATTAACAGAAATCTAACCTGGATGGATGGTAGACAAGAA GTGCCAAAGTCAGTGTGTACTGAAAGCTGTCCTCCAGGAACTCACAGAGTGTTACAGAAAG GCAAACCCATCTGTTGCTATGATTGCATACCATGTCCTGAGGGAGAAATCAGCAACACTACAG ATTCCTTAGATTGTTTCCTGTGCCCCTTAGAATTCTGGCCAAATGCAGAAAGAGACTCATGCCATCCCAAACCAGTCGAGTTTCTTTCTATTAATGAGACTCTGGCAATCATCCTTGCAGCCTTCTCTGTTGGTGGAGCATGTTTAGCCATCCTAacagctgcagtttttttccaTCACAGAACAACCCCAATAGTACGGGCCAACAACTCAGAGCTGAGCTTCCTCCTGCTCTTCTCCTTgactctgtgttttttatgttccttAACTTTCATCGGGGCTCCCACTGAGTGGTCTTGTATGCTGCGTCACTCAGCTTTTGGCATCACCTTTGTTCTTTGTATCTCCTGTGTGCTTGGAAAAACCATAGTGGTCTTGATGGCCTTTAAAGCTACACTGCCAGGTAGCAATGTCATGAAATGGTTTGGTCCTCCACAACAAAGACTGACTGTAGTGTTACTTACCTTTGTTCAAGTATTAATCTGCACAGTTTGGCTTGTGCTGAGGCctccatttccaatgaaaaatttCTCCACATACAAAGAGCGGATCATCCTGGAGTGTGCTTTGGGCTCTGCCATTGGGTTCTGGGCTGTGTTGGGGTACATCGGACTTCTGGCTGTGTTCTGCTTTGTGTTAGCTGTGCTGGCTCGGAAACTGCCGGACAACTTTAATGAAGCCAAGTTTATAACATTTAGCATGTTGATTTTCTGTGCAGTCTGGCTCACCTTCATACCAGCTTATGTCAGCTCTCCTGGCAAATTCACAGTAGCAGTGGAGATATTTGCTATTCTGGCTTCCAGTTTTGGATTAATAATGTGTATATTTGCTCCAAAGTGTTTCATCATACTGTGTCACCCTGAGAGGaacaccaaaaaatatttaatgaataaaaattaa